CCGGCGACCTTCTTCAGGCTGAGCGAGGGCGCTCAGGCGACGAGCCGCGAGCTGGTGTCCGTGGCCGGGACGTCACCGCTGGTCGGCGTGGTGCCGTGGGCGATGGCGGAGTTGTCCACCGAGCCGCCGTCGATGTCGGCCTGCGTGAGCACGTACGGCGTCGTCAGGCAGGTGCGGGAGGCCCCGGGCAGCAGCGGACCGGTGCCGCAGGCCCTGCTGGCCAGCCCGACCTTGCCGTCGGTGACGGTGACCGGGTTGAGCGTCACGTTGCCGGTGTTCTTGACCGCGGACTGGTAGGTGATCGCGTCGCCGGCGTCGACCTTGCCGTCGCCGTTGGTGTCGACGATCGCCGAGTCGGTCTTGTCCAGGGTCATCTTCGGGTTGGCCGTCACCGGGACGTCCGCCGTGGCCGTGGCCGTGACGGTCGTGCCCTTCAGGAGCTTGGGACCGCCGAGCGCGAAGGCGGCGTTGATCTTGTTCTTGCGGTGCCCGGGGATGGGGACGTAGGAGTCGCGGGGAGCGACACCATCGCGGACTTCTGCCCGGTCCCGAAGACGTGCACCAGGATGATCCAGTCGGTGCGCTGACCCTCGGCGTCACCGGTGGACAGGGCCTTCTCCTCCTCGGCCGTCATCCCCGGCGCCAGTCCGACCAGCAGGTAGTTGTAGCCCTTGACCCGGGACGGCCGCTCACCCGCGGCGGCGTGACGAGCGTGCCAGCCAAGATCCCCGCAGACCTGTTCCGGACCACCGAGGAGCACGAGGAGCTCCGGGCGATGCTGCGCCAGGTGGTCGCCGAGAAGATCGCCCCGGCCGCGGCCCAGGTGGACGAGGAGGGGATCTTCCCGCAGGCCGCCTACGACGCGCTGCGCCAGGTCGACCTGCACGCACCGCACGTGGCGCCGGAGTACGACGGAGTGGGCCTGGACGCCCTCGGCACCTGCATCGTCATCGAGGAGGTCGCCCGGGGCTGTGCCTCCTCCTTCGCTCATCCCCGCGGTCAACAAGCTCGGCTCGCTGCCGCTGGTCCTCGCCGGCTCCGAGGAGGTCAGGGCGCGCTACCTGCCGCCGCTGGCCCGCGGCGAGGCGATGTTCTCCTACGGCCTGTCCGAGCGGGAGGCCGGCTCGGACACCGCCGGGATGCGCACCCGCGCCCGCCGCGACGGCGACGACTGGGTCCTGCACGGCACCAAGGCGTGGATCACCAACGCCGGTGTCTCCGAGTACTACACGGTCCTCGCGGTCACCGACCCCGACGGCCGCCGCGGCGCGAACGTCACGGCCTTCGTCGTCGAGAAGGGCGACGAGGGCGTCGGCTTCTCCGAGCCGAAGCGCAAGCTCGGCGTCAAGGGCTCGCCCACCCGCGAGCTGCACCTGGACGACGTGCGTGTCGGTGACGACCGGCGTGTCGGCAAGGTCGGCGAGGGCCTCAAGATCGCCCTGCGCACCCTGGACCACACCCGCATCACCATCGGCGCCCAGGCCGTCGGCATCGCCCAGGGCGCCCTCGACTGCGCGCTGGCCTATGTCAAGGAGCGCAGGCAGTTCGGCAAGGCCATCGGGGAGTTCCAAGGTCTGCAGTTCATGCTGGCGGACATGGCGATGGAGCCAGGCGGCCCCCTGGTGTACGTCGCGGCGGCGCGGTCCGAGCGCGGCGACGCCGACCTGACCTTCTTCGGCGCGGCCGCCAAGCGCTTCGCCGGCGACGTGGCGATGAAGGTCACGACCGACGCGGTGCAGGCCCTCGGCGGGGCCGGCTACACCAAGGACTTCCCCGTGGAGCGGATGATGCGCGACGCCAAGATCACCCAGATCTACGAAGGCACCAACCAGATCCAGCGCCTGGTCATGGCCAGGCAGATCCTCGAGGGCTGAGTCATGGACCTCTCGACGCGTGTGGTGGCGGTGGTCGTCACCTGGAACCGCAAGGCCCTGCTCACCGAGACCCTCGACGCGCTCGCCGCCCAGACCCATCCGCCGACGCGGGTCGTGGTGGTGGACAACGCCTCCGACGACGGCACCGGCGAGCTGCTGGCCGCCCGGGCCGCGGGTGACCCGACGCTGGACGTCACCACGGCCCGGCACAACGCGGGCGGTGCGGGCGGCTTCGCGCTCGGCCTGCGCCGGGGCCTGGAGCTCGGCTGCGACGCGCTGTGGGTGATGGACGACGACACCGTCCCCACCCCCACGGCCCTCGCCGAGCTCGTCCGCGCCCGCGAGGAGCACCCGCTCGGCATCCCCGCGATCGTGGCCAGCCGGGTGGTGTGGACCGACGGGCGCGACCACCCGATGAACACGCCCCGCCGCTCACCCTTCGCGAGCCTCGCCGAGTCCGCCGCGGCCGCCGAGATCGGCTGCCTGCCGGTCCGGTCCGCGAGTTCGTGCTCGTTGCTGTGCGACGCCGCGGTCGTGCGCGAGCGCGGGCTGCCGGTGGCGGACTACTTCCTGTGGAACGACGACTTCGAGTACTCCACGCGCCTGGTCCGCGGCGGGCACGGGATCGCCTGCCCCACCTCGGTCGTCGTCCACAAGGAGACCTTCGGCGCCACCGACGCCGAGGTTCTACTGGGAGGTGCGCAACAAGGTCTGTCCGGTCGCGCTCGCTGACGCCGTGGGAGAAGGTACGGCGGGTCCTCCCTGGTGCGCTGGGGGCGCACGTCGCCCGGCAGGACGGCGGGTGCTGCTGGACGGTCTGGGCCGGGGGCTGTGGGACGGGGTGCGGCGCGGGCCGCGCCCGACCGAGGAGCTGTTGTCCGCGGCGGTGGCTCCGGCGGCCCCGTCGCAGGAGGAGGATCGATAGCCCGAGGCGCACGGCTTCAGCGTGCTGATGTGCGTCTACCGCGCCGACGACCCGAGGCATCTCGCCGAGGCCTTCACTCGGTGACGGTGGAGCAGACCCGACGGCCGGCCCAGGTGGTGCTGGTGCAGGACGGCCCGGTGCCGCCACCGCTGGAGGCCGCCATCGACGCTGGTCGCCGGTCGGTCGTCCCGGTCGAGCTGGTGGTGCCCGTCAACCGCGGGCTCGGCGTCGCTCTCACCGAGGGTATGGCGCGCTGCGCGCACGACGTCGTGGCCCGGATGGATGCCGACGACATCTCGCTGCCCACCCGCTTCGCGGTGCAGGTGCCGATCGTCGAGGGCGGGGTGGACTGCGTGGGCTCGGGGATGCTGGAGATCGGCACCGGTCGCGACGACGTGGTCGGCACCCGGGTGCCCCCGCTGTCCGAGGAGCGGATCGTCGCGTCCTCGCGGATGGCGCAGCCCTTCAACCACCCGACGGTCGTCTACCGCCGGCGCGCGGTCGAGGCGGCGGGTGGCTACTCCGACTTCAAGCAGATGGAGGACTACCTGCTCTTCGCCCGGATGATCCAGGGCGGGGCGCGGGTGGACGTGCCGAGCCGCTGCTGTGCTACCGCGTGGGGGAGGGGGCCTACGCCCGCCGGGGCGGCTGGTCGATGCTGCGCACCGAGCTGGCGCTGCAGCGGCGCTTCCTGCGGATGGGTTTCACCACGCCCGCGCAGTGCGTCACGTGCTGGTGCGCGGGGTCTACCGGATCGTCCCCGAGGGCATCCGGCGGGTCGCCTACCGCGCGGTGCTCGCGCAGCGCGGTGACCGCTGAGGCCCTGCCCCGGCATACCTCCTGCCGACACGACGGAGCCGCACCTGCCCCCGGTGTCGTCACGCGGACCGGGCGGGGGTCAGCGCACCGCCTCGTCGTTCTTGATCGCGGCGAAGAACGCCCGGGCCTTCGCTGTCCCACTTCACGGCGTGGCGCCGGAGATGGGCACGACCAGGGACAGGGTGTCGCCGGTCGAGGCCCCGCGCAGGGCCTGCATCACCTTGGTCAGGTCGCCGACACCGGTGCCCTCGCCGACCTTGACCCCGCCGGCCGCCGCGTGGCTGAAGCCCCAGTAGCGCCAGGGCAGCAGCACCGTGGCCGGGCTGACGGCCTTGTGCATGATCGCGCCGAGGAACTGCCGCTGGCGCTTGGCCCGCCCCAGGTCACCCTCGGGATCGGTGTAGCGGGACCGGACGAAGCCCAGGGCCTGCGCGCCGTCCAGCGTCTGCGGCCCCTTCTGGAGGTTGATCCCGGCCTTCTCGTCGTTCATGACGAAGGGCACGTCGATTGTCGACCTTGGCGAAGCCGCCGAAGCCGATCTCGACGTACCCGTCGGATGCCGGTCACGCCCTCGACCGTCGCCACCAGGAGCTTGGGACCGCCGAGCGCGAAGGCGGCGTTGATCTTGTTCTTGCGGTGCCCGGGGATGGGGACGTGGTCGCGGGGAGCGACAGGCTTCTGCCCGGTCCCGAAGACGTGCACCAGGATGATCGAGTCGGTGCGCTGACCCTCGGCGTCACCGGTGGACAGGGCCTTCTCCTCCTCGGCCGTCATCCCCTGGCGCGAGTCCGACCCCACAGCAGGTAGTTGTAGCCCTTGACCCGGGACGGCCGCTCACCCGCCGGCGTGACGTCGACGTTCGACACCGTGCTCCAGGCGGCGTGAGGACCAGGAAGGCGAGCCAGGCGACCAGCACCAGGGCCGCCAGCGCC
The sequence above is a segment of the Arsenicicoccus dermatophilus genome. Coding sequences within it:
- a CDS encoding LCP family protein, with the protein product MTAEEEKALSTGDAEGQRTDSIILVHVFGTGQKPVAPRDHVPIPGHRKNKINAAFALGGPKLLVATVEGVTGIRRVRRDRLRRLRQGRQSTCPSS
- a CDS encoding glycosyltransferase — translated: MEQTRRPAQVVLVQDGPVPPPLEAAIDAGRRSVVPVELVVPVNRGLGVALTEGMARCAHDVVARMDADDISLPTRFAVQVPIVEGGVDCVGSGMLEIGTGRDDVVGTRVPPLSEERIVASSRMAQPFNHPTVVYRRRAVEAAGGYSDFKQMEDYLLFARMIQGGARVDVPSRCCATAWGRGPTPAGAAGRCCAPSWRCSGASCGWVSPRPRSASRAGARGLPDRPRGHPAGRLPRGARAAR
- a CDS encoding LCP family protein, whose amino-acid sequence is MPFVMNDEKAGINLQKGPQTLDGAQALGFVRSRYTDPEGDLGRAKRQRQFLGAIMHKAVSPATVLLPWRYWGFSHAAAGGVKVGEGTGVGDLTKVMQALRGASTGDTLSLVVPISGATP
- a CDS encoding DUF7507 domain-containing protein; its protein translation is MTANPKMTLDKTDSAIVDTNGDGKVDAGDAITYQSAVKNTGNVTLNPVTVTDGKVGLASRACGTGPLLPGASRTCLTTPYVLTQADIDGGSVDNSAIAHGTTPTSGDVPATDTSSRLVA
- a CDS encoding glycosyltransferase — its product is MDLSTRVVAVVVTWNRKALLTETLDALAAQTHPPTRVVVVDNASDDGTGELLAARAAGDPTLDVTTARHNAGGAGGFALGLRRGLELGCDALWVMDDDTVPTPTALAELVRAREEHPLGIPAIVASRVVWTDGRDHPMNTPRRSPFASLAESAAAAEIGCLPVRSASSCSLLCDAAVVRERGLPVADYFLWNDDFEYSTRLVRGGHGIACPTSVVVHKETFGATDAEVLLGGAQQGLSGRAR
- a CDS encoding DUF1573 domain-containing protein, whose product is MFLEDLRPGHGQRDNGRIDVGEPITYSFTVTNTGNQTIGPGAGGPGAGRLARLPGPHAAWSTVSNVDVTPAGERPSRVKGYNYLLWGRTRARG